A part of Actinoallomurus bryophytorum genomic DNA contains:
- a CDS encoding phosphatidylinositol-specific phospholipase C domain-containing protein, with the protein MLSNRVRLCAVTAAALAVPALSVTQTRPAAADATSVAQSSVVGLHNAYVKADFPYLAQGLDTGASMIELDAWDDIFTREWKVSHDKPTSNDNNCVNASSPSDIYTGSANKDLGSCLDDIKYWLTAHPTQGPIFVKVELKAGFQNNYGMGPAGFDAEVNAHLGNTLYRPADLLGGHATLDEAAKANAWPSRSALAGKVILYVIPGTVELGNPTDRLHTDVEYATYLKNLKAAGNIATATTFPAVLGATGGDPRTQYADTSIRPWFVLFDGDAASYVSGVDTSFYDTNHYLLTMTDAHNVPPALSDTNPSVADAKDRVAQLAKAHASIVSCDWFALPSVMSQVLPRG; encoded by the coding sequence ATGCTGTCCAACCGTGTTCGCCTGTGCGCGGTGACCGCCGCCGCGCTGGCGGTACCCGCGCTGTCCGTCACCCAGACGCGGCCGGCCGCCGCGGACGCCACATCCGTGGCCCAGTCCAGCGTCGTGGGCCTCCACAACGCCTACGTCAAGGCCGACTTCCCGTACCTGGCCCAGGGCCTCGACACCGGCGCGTCCATGATCGAGCTGGACGCCTGGGACGACATCTTCACCCGCGAATGGAAGGTCAGCCACGACAAGCCGACCAGCAATGACAACAACTGCGTCAACGCGTCCAGCCCTTCCGACATCTACACGGGCAGCGCCAACAAGGACCTCGGGTCCTGTCTCGACGACATCAAGTACTGGCTCACCGCGCACCCCACGCAGGGCCCGATCTTTGTCAAGGTGGAGCTGAAGGCCGGCTTCCAGAACAATTACGGGATGGGCCCCGCCGGGTTCGACGCGGAGGTGAACGCCCACCTCGGGAACACCCTGTACAGGCCCGCCGACCTGCTCGGCGGCCACGCGACCCTCGACGAGGCCGCCAAGGCGAACGCCTGGCCGAGCCGTTCGGCGCTGGCCGGCAAGGTCATCCTGTACGTCATCCCCGGCACGGTCGAGCTGGGCAACCCGACCGACAGGCTGCACACCGACGTGGAGTACGCGACCTACCTGAAGAACCTCAAGGCCGCCGGCAACATCGCCACCGCCACGACGTTCCCGGCCGTACTCGGCGCGACCGGCGGCGACCCGCGCACGCAGTACGCCGACACGAGCATCCGGCCGTGGTTCGTTCTCTTCGACGGCGACGCCGCCTCTTATGTGAGCGGCGTCGACACCTCCTTCTACGACACCAACCACTACCTGCTCACCATGACCGACGCGCACAACGTGCCACCGGCTCTCAGCGACACGAACCCGTCGGTGGCGGACGCCAAGGACCGGGTGGCCCAGCTTGCCAAGGCCCACGCGAGCATCGTGTCGTGCGACTGGTTCGCCCTGCCGTCCGTGATGTCGCAGGTGCTGCCCCGAGGCTGA
- a CDS encoding sigma-70 family RNA polymerase sigma factor has protein sequence MVANPLPSVRTVRAAQRGDQRALADLASGCLPLLYNIVGRALNGHPDVDDVVQETVLRTLRGVSALRKPAAFRSWLVAVAIHQIRDYHRSRARLTPLEDVPDVADPDADFAEVTILRLSLSGQRKEIAEATRWLDDDDRELLALWWLEEGGRLERADLAAALELPRQHVAVRVQRMKERLDTGRAVVRVLADPGECAGLTALLTDWDGRPAPLWRKRLARHIRDCAGCSARSSDLIPAERLLASLPLVPVPTSFAHASLPGAFGPGVVRTRHAAPHLSAKALIAVPLAAGAVAGLVGLATLGRGGGERPAAATGPTAASSSAAAPDPARTPTPTAPALIPKGHPPAVRAAAGSCMKGVATWKFGAAGPALRASGACWYYDWAAGSSGITKPGGVEYVPMIWGSRSVTAATLAQAKARGRTLLGFNEPDMTAQSNMSPSQALALWPKLTATGMRLGSPAVAANGATAGGWLDKFMRGAAARHYRVDFITLHWYGSDFDSSRAVGQLRQYVQAVYARYHKPIWLTEYALIRFGATSVYPSQAQQAAFLRASTTMLAGLHGVERYAWFALPATKGSGTGLFTESGTPTTVGRAFQGLRSH, from the coding sequence GTGGTGGCAAACCCCCTGCCCAGTGTCAGAACGGTACGCGCGGCGCAGCGTGGTGATCAGCGAGCGCTCGCGGACCTCGCGTCGGGTTGCCTCCCGTTGCTCTACAACATCGTCGGCCGGGCGCTGAACGGCCACCCGGACGTGGACGACGTCGTGCAGGAGACGGTCCTGCGGACGCTGCGCGGCGTCTCCGCGCTACGGAAGCCGGCCGCCTTCCGGTCCTGGCTGGTCGCGGTGGCGATCCACCAGATCCGCGACTACCACCGGTCACGTGCGCGTCTCACGCCGCTCGAGGACGTTCCCGACGTCGCCGATCCGGACGCCGACTTCGCCGAGGTGACGATCCTGCGGCTCAGCCTGTCCGGCCAGCGCAAGGAGATCGCCGAGGCGACCCGGTGGCTCGACGACGACGACCGGGAGCTGCTGGCGCTGTGGTGGCTGGAGGAGGGCGGCCGGCTCGAACGTGCGGACCTGGCAGCCGCGCTCGAACTGCCGCGGCAGCACGTCGCGGTGCGGGTGCAGCGGATGAAGGAGCGGCTCGACACCGGGCGCGCCGTGGTGCGCGTCCTGGCCGACCCGGGGGAGTGCGCCGGGCTGACGGCGCTCCTGACGGACTGGGACGGCAGGCCGGCGCCACTGTGGCGCAAGCGCCTGGCCCGGCACATCCGCGACTGCGCCGGCTGTTCGGCCCGCTCGTCGGACCTGATCCCGGCCGAACGGCTGCTGGCCTCGCTGCCGCTCGTCCCGGTGCCTACCTCCTTCGCGCACGCGAGTCTGCCGGGCGCGTTCGGGCCGGGCGTCGTCCGTACCCGGCACGCCGCTCCGCATCTTTCCGCGAAGGCCCTGATCGCCGTGCCTCTCGCCGCCGGCGCCGTCGCGGGCCTGGTGGGCCTCGCCACGCTCGGCCGGGGCGGTGGTGAACGGCCCGCCGCCGCGACGGGACCCACCGCGGCGTCCTCGTCCGCCGCCGCTCCCGATCCGGCGCGTACCCCCACCCCGACCGCGCCCGCACTGATCCCCAAGGGCCACCCGCCGGCCGTACGCGCCGCCGCCGGTTCGTGCATGAAGGGTGTCGCCACCTGGAAGTTCGGCGCGGCGGGTCCGGCGCTGCGCGCGTCGGGAGCCTGCTGGTACTACGACTGGGCGGCCGGCAGCTCGGGGATCACCAAGCCGGGCGGTGTGGAGTACGTGCCGATGATCTGGGGGTCCCGCTCGGTCACCGCGGCGACGCTCGCCCAGGCCAAGGCGCGGGGCCGTACGCTCCTGGGCTTCAACGAGCCCGACATGACCGCGCAGTCGAACATGTCACCGTCTCAGGCGCTGGCGCTCTGGCCGAAGCTGACGGCGACCGGGATGCGGCTCGGCAGCCCGGCGGTCGCGGCGAACGGCGCCACCGCCGGCGGCTGGCTCGACAAGTTCATGCGCGGCGCCGCCGCGCGCCACTACCGGGTCGACTTCATCACGCTGCACTGGTACGGGTCGGACTTCGACTCCTCGCGCGCGGTCGGCCAGCTGCGGCAGTACGTGCAGGCGGTGTACGCGCGCTACCACAAGCCGATCTGGCTGACCGAGTACGCGCTGATCCGCTTTGGGGCGACCTCGGTGTATCCGTCCCAGGCGCAGCAGGCCGCCTTCCTCAGGGCGTCGACGACGATGCTCGCGGGCCTTCATGGCGTCGAACGCTATGCGTGGTTCGCCCTGCCGGCCACGAAGGGCAGTGGCACCGGCCTGTTCACCGAGTCGGGCACCCCGACCACCGTCGGCAGGGCCTTCCAGGGCCTGCGGTCGCACTGA
- a CDS encoding NADP-dependent oxidoreductase yields the protein MRAITVRDRDAGVGGLTLTDMPYPHAAENDVIVRVHAAGFTPGELDWPATWTDRAGRDRTPSIPGHELSGAVVELGYGTTGLTVGQRVFGLADWTRNGSLAEYTAVEARNLAPLAADIDHTVAAALPISGLTAWQGLFDHAHLTTGQTVLIHGAAGGVGSIAVQLAREAGARVIGTGRADDRDVALGLGAQTFLDLDAEDLRDAGEVDVVFDVIGGAILERSAELVRPGGTLVTIAMPPTVRPKDGRAVFFVVEPDRARLIDLAERVRAGRLKTIVGAVRPLSETASAFARHRRTSGKTIIQVADEQAARQP from the coding sequence ATGCGAGCGATCACCGTACGAGACCGTGACGCGGGTGTCGGCGGCCTCACCCTGACGGACATGCCCTACCCCCACGCCGCGGAGAACGACGTCATCGTGCGCGTGCACGCCGCGGGCTTCACCCCCGGAGAGCTCGACTGGCCGGCGACGTGGACCGATCGCGCCGGCCGCGACCGTACACCCAGCATCCCCGGGCACGAGCTGTCCGGAGCCGTGGTCGAGCTCGGCTACGGAACCACCGGCCTCACCGTGGGCCAGCGGGTGTTCGGACTGGCCGACTGGACCCGCAACGGATCCCTGGCCGAGTACACCGCGGTGGAGGCGCGCAACCTCGCACCCCTCGCGGCCGACATCGACCACACGGTCGCCGCCGCGCTGCCCATCTCCGGACTGACCGCGTGGCAGGGACTTTTCGACCACGCCCACCTGACGACCGGCCAGACCGTCCTCATTCACGGCGCCGCGGGCGGTGTCGGCTCGATCGCCGTCCAGCTCGCGCGGGAGGCAGGCGCCCGCGTGATCGGCACCGGCCGAGCCGACGACCGCGACGTCGCGCTCGGCCTCGGCGCGCAGACCTTCCTCGACCTGGACGCCGAAGATCTGCGGGACGCCGGCGAGGTGGACGTGGTCTTCGACGTCATCGGCGGCGCCATCCTCGAGCGATCGGCCGAGCTCGTACGGCCGGGCGGCACCCTCGTCACCATCGCCATGCCACCCACGGTGCGACCCAAGGACGGGCGAGCCGTCTTCTTCGTCGTCGAACCCGACCGCGCCCGGCTGATCGACCTCGCCGAGCGCGTCCGGGCCGGACGGCTCAAAACCATCGTCGGCGCCGTGCGACCACTCTCCGAGACGGCCTCCGCGTTCGCCCGCCACCGCCGCACGTCCGGGAAGACGATCATCCAGGTCGCGGACGAACAGGCGGCGCGGCAGCCCTGA
- a CDS encoding AAA domain-containing protein, translating into MNTRERIGHLHDYLSALAQEVHAKPVRHVGDYEVPVAPSEVPSHPSVRLGAAAGQAWLRVGKTPKPLPPAVPDALAPLLSDVTLDDPFAAPRPEDPALAAWLAEVWEPWANDARPAAAARRLYETLFRLRQRMRNDEATHELVWGHGVLGWSFAGRQICHPLLISRVRVTFDDESGDLSVVPDGLPALELDCLQGLGVPDLGRLGRIGEELAAEPVDVWAEEARALYRRIVAPLGLDDRLDEGPELPETSDAPVIADTWRLVVRRRRVMFGRFFEQLKLSMADRATLPAPMVALAGGETAGRDAEDWAPVADRFLLPLAANAEQEQIVRKLATHSGVTVQGPPGTGKSHTIANLVSHLVAHGKRVLVTAHKDQALTVLRDKIPADLRDLSLAVLGSSSAHLTELQRSVQAITSAADGVDEEQETRAVAALRTRLDEVEAEVLLLRKRLRHGLEREQEVLEIAGHPRRAAEVADWLVQHQDALGRIPDTLTPETACPLTAAELAELFSLIHRIGADDTIACTPDLPSAGDLPSAERLARDAEEVRRLAGVLAGHDLARIDEIGDAELGRLADDTGRAAAHLAGLEDDWLVRLRAQVVQDRQWLDLWGGHTERLRQDSHQCALLRATIAGSRVEVPGRTYRETLGLLDQLGRRYAENKKVSSLVNRDLAQFVREVSVDGEPPQTVEDVDKIAAHVRLRRLREALAQLWADEFVAALSAPPVPPGIAAVEIWIDERAQQIADAVRWETAGWPRLRERVAYVVHAPAGPSADDLHGLAGVLDGLRARQRQRALQTDLTRLGEWLSSARARPEASSLWGDLLDALTTSDWERWDAAVARAARLGALRPEVVRLAALYDRLGAVAPRWAELVRESGGDPLRCGDPARLDLLWRWRQAETWLSGVIGDDDVAEVQRRLDGAQEEQRRLTLELTRRSAWLAMKHNLDHTQRQALVGWLQTLRKIGKGTGAAANKWRAEAQRLMPHAMGAVPVWIMPYYRVVESFDPSVAPPFDVVIVDESSQCDTFALGLLGLGAKIVVVGDDKQISPSAIGTERDRVDELIRTHLGDFPHALLLDLESSLYDASARLFPGVVRLREHFRCLPQIIEFSSQHYYAGEIQPLREETSRLPGPVVRAVYVPDGVRQDLAIGNVNEAEARALVDQLVQCCADPAYEGRSMGVISMLGTSRQAAHIDAALLHKLGPEEYEARRLRCGDAYSFQGDERDVVFISVVADDARSAATSRLYEQRTNVAASRARDQMWVFHSVRPDELHPEDQRAKLIRYAADGQRSPDLARDLESRCESDFERRVLRLLLARGYRVTPQHPVGSLRIDLVVRGGGRKLAVECDGDKYHGPDQWEHDLRRQLVLERLGWRFWRVRGSAFYRDPESAMATLWPLLDELGIVP; encoded by the coding sequence ATGAACACCCGTGAGCGGATCGGCCATCTGCACGACTACCTGAGCGCGCTCGCCCAGGAGGTCCACGCGAAGCCCGTCCGGCATGTCGGGGACTACGAGGTGCCGGTCGCGCCGTCCGAGGTGCCGTCCCATCCCTCCGTACGGCTCGGCGCCGCCGCCGGGCAGGCATGGCTCCGGGTGGGCAAGACGCCAAAGCCTCTGCCCCCGGCCGTACCGGACGCCCTGGCACCGCTCCTGAGTGATGTGACCCTCGACGATCCGTTCGCCGCGCCGCGGCCCGAGGATCCCGCGCTCGCCGCCTGGCTGGCCGAGGTCTGGGAGCCCTGGGCGAATGACGCGCGGCCCGCGGCCGCCGCGCGGCGCCTGTACGAGACGCTGTTCCGGCTCCGGCAGCGGATGCGCAACGACGAGGCGACCCACGAGCTGGTGTGGGGACACGGCGTTCTCGGGTGGAGCTTCGCCGGTCGGCAGATCTGCCATCCGCTGCTGATCAGCCGCGTGCGCGTCACGTTCGACGACGAGTCCGGGGACCTCTCAGTCGTCCCGGACGGCCTGCCCGCGCTGGAGCTCGACTGCCTGCAGGGGCTCGGTGTGCCCGACCTCGGCCGGCTCGGCCGCATCGGCGAGGAGCTGGCGGCCGAGCCCGTCGACGTCTGGGCGGAGGAGGCACGTGCGCTCTACCGAAGGATCGTGGCACCCCTGGGGCTGGACGACCGGCTCGACGAGGGCCCGGAGCTGCCCGAGACCTCCGACGCGCCGGTCATCGCGGACACCTGGCGGCTGGTGGTCCGCAGACGTCGCGTGATGTTCGGACGGTTCTTCGAGCAGCTGAAGCTGTCGATGGCGGACCGGGCGACGCTGCCGGCGCCGATGGTCGCGCTCGCGGGCGGCGAGACCGCCGGACGGGACGCCGAGGACTGGGCGCCGGTCGCCGACCGGTTCCTGCTTCCGCTGGCCGCCAATGCCGAGCAGGAACAGATCGTCCGCAAACTCGCCACGCACAGCGGCGTCACCGTACAGGGCCCGCCCGGCACCGGAAAGAGCCACACGATCGCGAACCTGGTGTCCCATCTGGTGGCCCACGGCAAGCGTGTGCTGGTCACCGCGCACAAGGACCAGGCGCTGACCGTGCTCCGCGACAAGATCCCGGCCGACCTGCGCGACCTCTCCCTCGCCGTGCTCGGCTCCTCCTCGGCCCACCTCACCGAGCTGCAGCGGTCCGTACAGGCCATCACGTCGGCGGCCGACGGCGTGGACGAGGAACAGGAGACACGAGCGGTCGCGGCGCTCCGTACCCGCCTCGACGAGGTAGAGGCCGAGGTGCTGCTGCTGCGCAAACGCCTCCGGCACGGGCTCGAACGCGAACAGGAGGTCCTGGAGATCGCCGGTCATCCGCGCCGCGCCGCCGAGGTCGCCGACTGGCTGGTCCAGCACCAGGACGCCCTGGGCCGGATCCCCGACACCCTCACGCCCGAGACGGCCTGCCCGCTGACCGCCGCCGAGCTCGCGGAGCTGTTCTCCCTGATCCACCGGATCGGCGCGGACGACACGATCGCCTGCACCCCCGATCTTCCGTCCGCGGGCGACCTCCCGTCCGCCGAACGCCTCGCACGGGACGCCGAGGAGGTACGGCGCCTCGCGGGCGTCCTGGCGGGCCACGACCTCGCGCGGATCGACGAGATCGGCGACGCGGAGCTGGGCCGTCTGGCCGACGACACCGGCCGCGCCGCCGCACACCTGGCCGGTCTGGAGGACGACTGGCTGGTCCGGCTGCGCGCGCAGGTCGTCCAGGACCGGCAGTGGCTCGACCTGTGGGGCGGCCACACCGAGCGGCTGCGCCAGGACTCCCATCAGTGCGCACTGCTGCGCGCCACGATCGCCGGCTCCCGTGTCGAGGTGCCCGGCCGCACGTACCGCGAGACGCTCGGGCTGCTCGACCAGCTCGGCCGTCGCTACGCCGAGAACAAGAAGGTCTCCTCACTCGTCAACCGCGACCTCGCGCAGTTCGTACGGGAGGTGAGCGTCGACGGCGAGCCGCCGCAGACCGTGGAGGACGTCGACAAGATCGCCGCGCACGTACGCCTGCGGAGGCTCCGCGAGGCGCTCGCCCAGCTGTGGGCCGACGAGTTCGTGGCGGCGCTGTCGGCGCCGCCCGTACCCCCGGGCATCGCGGCCGTGGAGATCTGGATCGACGAGCGGGCCCAGCAGATCGCCGACGCCGTGCGATGGGAGACCGCCGGGTGGCCGCGGCTGCGCGAGCGCGTCGCGTACGTGGTCCACGCCCCCGCCGGTCCCTCGGCCGATGACCTGCACGGGCTCGCGGGCGTCCTGGACGGTCTGCGCGCCCGGCAGCGTCAGCGCGCGCTGCAGACCGATCTGACCCGCCTCGGCGAGTGGCTGTCCTCGGCACGCGCGCGGCCCGAGGCGAGCTCGCTGTGGGGCGACCTGCTCGACGCGCTCACCACCTCGGACTGGGAGCGCTGGGACGCCGCGGTGGCGCGCGCGGCGCGGCTGGGCGCGCTGCGCCCGGAGGTCGTACGCCTCGCCGCGCTGTACGACCGGCTCGGGGCGGTGGCGCCGCGGTGGGCGGAGCTGGTCCGCGAGAGCGGCGGCGACCCGCTCCGGTGCGGCGACCCGGCCCGTCTGGACCTGCTGTGGCGGTGGCGGCAGGCCGAGACCTGGCTTTCGGGCGTCATCGGGGACGACGACGTCGCCGAGGTGCAGCGGCGGCTCGACGGCGCGCAGGAGGAGCAGCGGCGGCTCACGCTGGAGCTGACCCGCCGGTCGGCCTGGCTCGCGATGAAGCACAACCTGGACCACACCCAGCGGCAGGCGCTGGTCGGCTGGCTCCAGACGCTCCGCAAGATCGGCAAGGGCACCGGCGCCGCGGCGAACAAGTGGCGCGCCGAGGCCCAGCGCCTGATGCCGCACGCCATGGGCGCGGTGCCCGTCTGGATCATGCCGTACTACCGGGTCGTGGAGTCGTTCGACCCTTCGGTGGCGCCGCCGTTCGACGTCGTGATCGTCGACGAGAGCAGCCAGTGCGACACGTTCGCGCTCGGCCTGCTGGGACTCGGCGCCAAGATCGTCGTGGTGGGCGACGACAAGCAGATCAGCCCGTCCGCGATCGGCACCGAACGCGACCGGGTCGACGAGCTCATCCGCACGCACCTGGGCGACTTCCCGCACGCGCTGCTGCTGGACCTGGAGTCGAGCCTGTACGACGCGTCGGCCCGGCTGTTCCCCGGGGTCGTACGCCTGCGCGAGCACTTCCGCTGCCTGCCGCAGATCATCGAGTTCTCCTCCCAGCACTACTACGCCGGCGAGATCCAGCCGCTGCGCGAGGAGACCTCACGGCTGCCGGGCCCCGTCGTACGCGCGGTGTACGTCCCGGACGGCGTGCGCCAGGACCTGGCGATCGGCAACGTCAACGAGGCGGAGGCCCGTGCCCTGGTCGACCAGCTGGTCCAGTGCTGCGCCGACCCCGCGTACGAGGGCCGTTCGATGGGCGTGATCTCGATGCTGGGCACCAGCCGGCAGGCGGCCCACATCGACGCCGCGCTGCTGCACAAGCTGGGCCCGGAGGAGTACGAGGCGCGCCGGCTTCGGTGCGGCGACGCGTACAGCTTCCAGGGCGACGAACGCGACGTCGTCTTCATCAGCGTCGTGGCGGACGACGCACGCAGCGCTGCCACGTCGCGGCTGTACGAACAGCGGACGAACGTCGCGGCCAGCCGCGCCCGCGACCAGATGTGGGTCTTCCACAGCGTCCGGCCCGATGAGCTCCACCCGGAGGACCAGCGCGCCAAACTGATCAGGTACGCCGCGGACGGGCAGCGCTCCCCTGACCTGGCCCGCGACCTGGAGTCCCGCTGCGAGTCCGACTTCGAACGCCGCGTCCTGCGCCTGCTGCTGGCGCGCGGCTACCGGGTGACTCCCCAGCATCCGGTGGGCAGCCTGCGCATCGACCTGGTCGTACGCGGCGGCGGCCGCAAACTCGCCGTCGAGTGCGACGGCGACAAGTACCACGGCCCGGACCAGTGGGAGCACGACCTACGCCGCCAGCTGGTCCTCGAACGCCTCGGCTGGCGCTTCTGGCGCGTCCGCGGCAGCGCCTTCTACCGCGACCCCGAGTCGGCGATGGCGACCCTGTGGCCGCTGCTCGACGAGCTGGGCATCGTGCCCTGA
- a CDS encoding HD domain-containing protein, protein MPEVIAGLEVPETAAVAEATRFIQETTSPLIYHHSRRVFFFGLIHAHRLGVRPDPELLYLAAMFHDSGLLTPFSDAEQRFEVDGADHARRFLLDRGFPAAAAETVWTAIALHTTPGVPGRMAPEIATTHLGVLTDVVGFGLDGLEHELLDEILAVHPRGDFKNAFLRAYVDGLKDRPETTNGTVNSDVLEHFIPGFRRTTTVERIVGSPWPS, encoded by the coding sequence ATGCCAGAGGTCATCGCGGGGCTGGAGGTTCCTGAGACGGCGGCGGTCGCCGAGGCGACCAGGTTCATCCAGGAGACGACCAGCCCTCTCATCTACCACCACTCCCGGCGGGTTTTCTTTTTCGGCCTGATCCACGCTCACAGGCTCGGCGTGCGACCCGACCCGGAGCTGCTCTACCTGGCGGCCATGTTCCACGACAGCGGCCTCCTGACTCCCTTTTCCGATGCCGAGCAGCGCTTCGAGGTCGACGGCGCCGACCACGCGCGCAGGTTCCTCCTGGACCGGGGTTTCCCGGCGGCCGCGGCCGAGACCGTCTGGACGGCGATCGCGCTGCACACCACGCCGGGCGTCCCCGGCCGGATGGCCCCGGAGATCGCGACCACGCACCTCGGCGTCCTGACCGACGTGGTCGGCTTCGGCCTGGACGGTCTGGAACACGAGCTGCTGGACGAGATCCTCGCCGTCCACCCGCGAGGGGACTTCAAGAACGCGTTCCTGCGCGCCTACGTCGACGGGCTCAAGGACCGCCCCGAGACCACGAACGGCACCGTGAACTCCGACGTGCTCGAACACTTCATCCCCGGCTTCCGGCGCACGACGACGGTCGAGCGCATCGTCGGCTCACCCTGGCCGAGCTGA
- a CDS encoding endonuclease/exonuclease/phosphatase family protein has product MPGIVTAIRPAGSSRGYWIQDPAPDTNPATSEGLFVFSSSPGVAVGDSVLVSGTVKDFYPLSSGDTVENTSNLSVTELNSPVVSVLSHGNALPDAEVLTPTTVPGKYAPDLGGTDIESTPITPARSALDFWESREGMRVQVDDARAVGPSNDFGEQYVTTKPAQNPSYRGGTELLAENAVPSGRIEVTTADGSDPGVSVGDVFTGATAGPVDYSQFGGYTIAATQVGTVKHRNLPPVVATPQDRKQLAVATYNVENLAPGDPADKYTKLAQGVVTNLAKPDIVAVEEVQDNTGATDDGVVAADQTLTKLTAAIVAAGGPKYDWREIDPVNDQDGGQPGGNIRVVYLFNPARVSFVDRGSSSVDRSTTPTSVEKLHGKPALTLSPGRIDPASTVWNASRKPLAGEFRFRNKPVFVIANHFDSKLGDQNADGRFQYPAQSSAVQRAGQAKEVHDFVQRIQKVDKKADVVVLGDLNDYQFSPALATLRTGNAGGHGRPILTDLISTLPRNEQYTYVFDGLSEVLDHILVTPAVRGVRYQVIHINAEYTDQTSDHDPQVLRMTP; this is encoded by the coding sequence GTGCCCGGGATCGTCACGGCCATCCGGCCTGCGGGCAGCAGCCGGGGGTACTGGATCCAGGACCCGGCCCCGGACACGAACCCGGCCACCAGCGAGGGCCTGTTCGTCTTCAGCTCCTCGCCGGGCGTGGCGGTGGGCGACTCCGTCCTGGTCTCGGGCACGGTCAAGGACTTCTATCCGCTGTCGAGCGGCGACACGGTGGAGAACACCTCCAACCTGTCGGTGACCGAGCTGAACAGCCCGGTCGTCAGCGTGCTCTCCCACGGCAACGCACTGCCGGATGCCGAGGTCCTCACGCCGACCACGGTTCCCGGCAAGTACGCCCCGGACCTCGGGGGCACCGACATCGAGTCCACGCCGATCACCCCGGCACGCTCGGCCCTGGACTTCTGGGAGTCACGGGAGGGCATGCGGGTGCAGGTCGACGACGCCCGCGCGGTCGGCCCGTCCAACGACTTCGGTGAGCAGTACGTCACGACGAAGCCGGCGCAGAACCCCTCCTACCGCGGTGGCACCGAGCTGCTCGCGGAGAACGCCGTACCCTCCGGCCGCATCGAGGTCACCACCGCGGACGGCAGCGACCCCGGCGTCTCGGTCGGCGACGTGTTCACCGGCGCGACGGCCGGCCCGGTCGACTACTCCCAGTTCGGCGGTTACACGATCGCCGCGACGCAGGTCGGCACCGTCAAGCACAGGAACCTGCCGCCCGTCGTCGCCACGCCGCAGGACCGCAAGCAGCTCGCGGTGGCGACGTACAACGTGGAGAACCTCGCGCCCGGCGACCCCGCCGACAAGTACACCAAGCTCGCGCAGGGCGTCGTCACCAACCTGGCCAAGCCCGACATCGTGGCGGTCGAGGAGGTGCAGGACAACACCGGCGCCACCGACGACGGCGTGGTCGCGGCCGACCAGACGCTGACCAAGCTGACCGCGGCGATCGTCGCGGCGGGCGGCCCGAAGTACGACTGGCGTGAGATCGACCCGGTCAACGACCAGGACGGCGGACAGCCCGGCGGCAACATCCGGGTCGTCTACCTGTTCAACCCGGCACGGGTGTCGTTCGTGGACCGCGGGTCGTCGTCGGTCGACCGCTCCACCACCCCGACGTCGGTCGAGAAGCTCCACGGGAAGCCCGCTCTCACCCTGTCCCCGGGACGGATCGACCCGGCGAGCACGGTGTGGAACGCCAGCCGCAAGCCGCTCGCGGGCGAGTTCCGGTTCCGGAACAAGCCGGTGTTCGTCATCGCGAACCACTTCGACTCCAAGCTCGGTGACCAGAACGCGGACGGCCGCTTCCAGTACCCCGCCCAGTCGTCGGCGGTGCAGCGCGCGGGCCAGGCCAAGGAGGTCCACGACTTCGTCCAGCGGATCCAGAAGGTGGACAAGAAGGCCGATGTCGTCGTGCTCGGCGACCTGAACGACTACCAGTTCAGCCCGGCGCTCGCGACGCTGCGGACCGGGAACGCCGGCGGGCACGGCAGGCCGATCCTGACCGACCTGATCAGCACGCTCCCGCGCAACGAGCAGTACACCTACGTGTTCGACGGCCTCTCCGAGGTGCTCGACCACATCCTGGTGACCCCGGCCGTACGCGGCGTGCGGTACCAGGTGATCCACATCAACGCCGAGTACACCGACCAGACGAGCGACCACGACCCACAGGTGCTCCGGATGACCCCGTAA